The genomic segment TTTGCccatatttaatttaatgtgCTGAAACAGGGCAGGATGCAGGCACTTTTTACGCAAATTAtttccagtgctcagtgtggAGTCCCCTTCTGTGGAAATATTTATTGGATTGGACTGTACACTAAGCAGCCAGAGTTGGTCCTGGTTTCAGAGCAGCACTTGACCAAAGAACCTCCCAAGATCCTTTCCAACTTAAGTTAGTCTTCAGGTTTGTGATGAGGACCCAGAGCATTAATCACAAAGTGTAATTCTCATAAATAGCAGCTAAAGCTGTGCTACAAACTTCAGTAATATACTTTGTAATTTTGACTGTTATTTTCTTGTTCtcaaaacaatgtttttttctcccttgacttTTAAGCTGTCGGTTACAACTGTGTTATAAATATAACTACAAGAACTGCCAACTCAGTAAGTTCcaaaaaatacttctaaaaataataaaaagaagctGTAATTATACTTTTTGCACTATATCAACAATAATCTGAAAGTTTAGTTGCAAGAACAGTAATAGAATAGTGACGAAAGTTTTGTTTCAGAAGTGGAGACCTCTCAAATACGTAGCCTGAATTGAACTGCATGCAACTGTGAAGCTATTTGTTTGACTTGCCACAAAGAGCTAGCAGGAAGATGATGTATATTTCCTGGACAACCATATAataacaaaatcaaaaatattgTTTCAGTCATGATATTGCAAATTTAGGGCAGACAGGCTGCATTAGTTTTACTGTTGATGGAACTGCTAGTtggtcaaaaagaaaaataaattcagttgaAGAAAGCAGCAGATTAGTGGTAGAATCAAGATTACATTTCCATATACACTATTTAAAACAATAACTTAGACAATATCTGaagattatttattatttgtacaaTCAAGCTACTATATTGCCCaaatataaaatttcatttttcccttacAGAAATTACGAGGGCAGACAGAAGCTCTGTATATATTGACTAAATGTAACAATACTCGGTTTGAGTTCATTTTTACCAATGTTGTTCCTGGAAGTCCCAGACTTTTCACTTCAGTTATTGCTGTGCACAGGTAGTGTACTTAAAATAGTGTTTGATCAAGGATTCAAATACAGGGGATTACAACTGCTGATAGACACAGTATATGATTGTCCATATTCAAGATTCAGAAAACTTACCCAAAAGAGAACAATCTctggaaggaaggggaagaatGATCACAAGTTTTAGTAGATAACTGCACATAGTGAAAATTAATGTGTATTTATTCTAGTTATTGATCACAATTTATACACCTCGTGTATAAACTAACTGAACAAATAAGAGTATAAAGGAGTTAATTTCAGTTTGTATTTTCTAGCTACAGTTTCTGTCTGCAATAATTTACGATATTTTCAGACCATGTAAAGGAAATGAAGAATTAAATCCTGGTCAGAACTCTTTGACTACAAAACACTGTGTGCTTCCCACCTAAAGACAAGTCATCTGAATGAAAGTGTTCATAATACATTACCATGGGTGTCTGTTTAAGAGCTACAGAATACTGACATTTATATTGGATTGTGCTTTTGATTTAACtggcactgaaaaataaaggattGTTAATGTCCATGCTATGTATAGCATGGGATCTAGAGAACTTATGCTTTTCAATAGAGGTTGGGTGATGACTGTcttaaggaaaaggaaaaatagtatAGACATGAACAATACAGTAGATCAAAAAGTCATTAAAACTGTTTTAAGTTTAAAGATAATTTCATTAAGGAAAGCTGGAATATACTTAATTATGTTGAAAAAGTTTTAATAGTACTCATTCTGTGCAATGTGGTGttaagaaaagctgaaaatataCATTTCATATTTGTACTAAggcaaaaagtaaaaatagtaGAAAAACTGAATTACATATGAACTaataagtattttatattttttgcaGAGCTTATGAAACTTCCAAAATGTATCGTGATCTGAAGCTGAGAAGTGCATTGATTCAAAACAAGCAACTGAGATTGTTACCACAAGAACAAATATATGATAAAGTCAATGGAGTTTGGAATTTATCAAGTGACCAGGTATAGTAAAGAATCAGAATACATCGACTACAGaaaagttaaaatgttttaGCTTTCATCTAGCAATTGTATTCCTATAGTTTTGTAACCTCCAAGGAATTACCCTTAATACTGTTCATCAGCTGATGCATGGGGAGAAACTGATCCCATATATTTGCTACTCACTACAACAAAATCTCCTTTTGACAACCTTAAGTCTACATGATCTGGGTAATATGCAAGGAACTAGATAtacaatttctgttaaaaagaTATATTTATGAGTCTAAAGCTCTGTATGATACTGAAAGAAAATCATGTTTCTGAAGTGCTTTGCTGAATATTTGTGTGTTTACATGCAGCTTTGACTAAACAGTATTAAGATTatattgtctttttattaacgaaaatttaaattattggAAAGGATTctgtgtctttaaaaaaaaataaaactttaagataaaaatagaaaacacattattttataGAGCATTAGTTGCAAGCATTTCCCGGAGCAGTGAAACAAAACAGGAGCTGATATTTCTGTCTGTGCAGTTTTAGTCCAGAATAGAAATATGATCCATTCTGACAAGCTAAAAAGTTCTTTCCTCTACATTTCCTTGGCACACATCTCCTCAATTACCTAAGTTTAACCCACATGCCATTACACTTACGCTTTATGCCAATTCCAGATCTGTACAGTTAATAACGCTCTCAGATGCTTCATGTATTCCCTTGAGGTTGGCTGGGCTGTGACTTGATCCAGCTTTGCTGCAGTAGTAGGTACTCCCAGTATTTTCATTGCTGAGGTTCTGGTAGCCTTTAAAGATTGGATCCTACTTCCTTGCAATCAATAGAAACATTTCAACAGGCTTTTAGTGAATAAATTATGCAGCTGTACCTTGCTTATTATGTAAATGGATAGCAGTAATCATcatgtttgggaaaaaaagctctGTACTTAAAGCAATTCTGACATAGCTTTTCTTTAATAGGGGAATTTGGGAACATTTTTTATTACTAATGTGAGAATAGTTTGGCATGCAAATATGAACGACAGCTTTAATGTCAGCATACCATATCTACAAATTGTAAGTATCTTACAACAactattttgaaaatgaaacagcatATGCATAAGTCTTTGGTTAAAACTCCCAGTTTaccaatattttatttcagaaccCTCATTCGGAGAGGAATTTAGTCTGGCCAGCATCAACCACAGGGtatatttccttttctgtccaGATTAGTTGGGGGATTTTCTGGGCAGGTACAGGTGTTGAAAATGGCttgtatttcaatttttttttttagtatttattcTGATGCTTCATGCCACCTACATACACTGGGATTAATGATCTGTGAACCTGATGTTCAGAAATTTACTGTTACCACTGTTACCACTTCTAATAAGACACTTCTCCCTGAGGTTTTAAGGGGTTCAGATTTGTAATGGTAAATGGGAGGGAATGCTGGTAGCCAAGCTTCCAGAGCCAGTAATTGTAATTGTTACCATgtgaaaaaacaaactgaaacaaTGAGATTTTTATCCAGtaattacaaaattttaaaCAGTGTTATACCTCTTTACCATTAGCGTTCAATAAAAATGAGAGACTCAAAGTTCGGCTTGGCACTTGTGATAGAGAGTTCTCAGCAGGTAAGAAGCTTAAATAGCCTTTTTCTATTGACtacatttttaatatacatatatacactaTTTCTCTATAtgcaatatttttatatacaatATTTCTCTAATTCTGAAATGTCATGGGTCTACTTTTAAGTTACATAAGAGCATTCCTTCTATGTGGCCTTTTGAAAACTTAAAGTTCTCTTTGCACTGCTTGAAGTGTATTTTATGGTCGGTATGGCTATTGGGAGTTACAGTTTCTCTAAGCAAAGCAACAGTAGGCCAGCATGACTAGCTTGTAACTGTCAAATACGCTGTATTCTGACAGATTATCTTGGTGATCTAATTAATTCTGTACTTAATTAAGACCAcagctttaaatattttcattatttctgtgtATCTGAAAGCTCCTTTAATAACATCAAGACCTATCAAACTCAACATCTGCTGAGTGGATGGGAATAAATCATTAATATCACTTCTGAATTTGTCCCATCCTTGTTTGCTGGTGGTTTTCTGTATAAGGATTTTGTTCCTCTTTTATAGAATGGGCTAACAGTTAAAAGTTGATCTACCTCACAGAGAAGCattgtcatttttttaatttcacccATAATTCAAGTTTTCTCAGCAAGCTGAAAATTGCTGTCATTAAACTGGAAATATCtatcaaggagaaaaaattgtttaaaaaataggACTAATAAACagatgttgtcttttttttctattatataGAGTGGAGGATATGTACTTGGTTTTAAAATAGACCCTGTAGAGAAATTACAGGAGGCAGTGAAAGAGATTAATTCACTTCACAAAGTTTATTCAGCTAATCCTATATTTGGAGTGGATtatgaaatggaagaaaaggtactccatttatttattttaaattaaatattgtgTTAGCAATAATATATTAAACATAATAGATATGtgaatttaattaatattgTGTTATAATTTGCAGCCTCAACCCCTTGAAGACCTAACAGTGGAGCAGGTTCCAGATGATGTGGAAATAGAAGCTGATGAACATACAGATGCTTTTGTGGTAAGTGGCTccacaaaaaaccagaaaaatagaATCATGCTTGTTTGGTTATTCAGATTAAAGCAATGTACAGCTGTAATCCTCTATTAAGATAAGCTGCAACTGTACTTTCTATATTTAAAACACATGTACATGCCTTTTATTAAACATCCTGATTATTACAGGAATTTATTCCATgtatgaatttttaatttaa from the Poecile atricapillus isolate bPoeAtr1 chromosome 5, bPoeAtr1.hap1, whole genome shotgun sequence genome contains:
- the BBS5 gene encoding Bardet-Biedl syndrome 5 protein isoform X3, which gives rise to MSGVLDVLWEDRDVRFDISPQQMKMRPGEVLIDCLESVEDTKGNNGDRGKLLVTNLRIIWRSLSLPRVNLSVGYNCVINITTRTANSKLRGQTEALYILTKCNNTRFEFIFTNVVPGSPRLFTSVIAVHRAYETSKMYRDLKLRSALIQNKQLRLLPQEQIYDKVNGVWNLSSDQRSIKMRDSKFGLALVIESSQQSGGYVLGFKIDPVEKLQEAVKEINSLHKVYSANPIFGVDYEMEEKPQPLEDLTVEQVPDDVEIEADEHTDAFVAYFADENKQHDREPVFSEELGLAIEKLKDGFTLQGLWEVMT
- the BBS5 gene encoding Bardet-Biedl syndrome 5 protein isoform X1, which produces MSGVLDVLWEDRDVRFDISPQQMKMRPGEVLIDCLESVEDTKGNNGDRGKLLVTNLRIIWRSLSLPRVNLSVGYNCVINITTRTANSKLRGQTEALYILTKCNNTRFEFIFTNVVPGSPRLFTSVIAVHRAYETSKMYRDLKLRSALIQNKQLRLLPQEQIYDKVNGVWNLSSDQGNLGTFFITNVRIVWHANMNDSFNVSIPYLQIRSIKMRDSKFGLALVIESSQQSGGYVLGFKIDPVEKLQEAVKEINSLHKVYSANPIFGVDYEMEEKPQPLEDLTVEQVPDDVEIEADEHTDAFVAYFADENKQHDREPVFSEELGLAIEKLKDGFTLQGLWEVMT
- the BBS5 gene encoding Bardet-Biedl syndrome 5 protein isoform X2, with protein sequence MKMRPGEVLIDCLESVEDTKGNNGDRGKLLVTNLRIIWRSLSLPRVNLSVGYNCVINITTRTANSKLRGQTEALYILTKCNNTRFEFIFTNVVPGSPRLFTSVIAVHRAYETSKMYRDLKLRSALIQNKQLRLLPQEQIYDKVNGVWNLSSDQGNLGTFFITNVRIVWHANMNDSFNVSIPYLQIRSIKMRDSKFGLALVIESSQQSGGYVLGFKIDPVEKLQEAVKEINSLHKVYSANPIFGVDYEMEEKPQPLEDLTVEQVPDDVEIEADEHTDAFVAYFADENKQHDREPVFSEELGLAIEKLKDGFTLQGLWEVMT